The DNA region GGCGATGGCGTCCACGACCTTCTGGCTGGCGGAGTCGGTGACCTCACCGAAGATGGTGTGCTTGCCGGTCAGCCAGGCGGTCGGCGAAACGGTCACGAAGAACTGCGAGCCGTTGGTGCCCGGGCCGGCGTTGGCCATGGCCAGCAGGTACGGCTTGTTGAAGCTGAGGTCGGGGTGGAACTCGTCCGCGAACTCGTACCCCGGGCCACCGGTGCCGTTGCCGAGCGGGTCGCCGCCCTGGATCATGAAGCCGCTGATGACACGGTGGAAGACGGTGCCGTCGTACAGCTTGTCCGTCGACTTCTTACCGGTCTCGGGATGCGTCCACTCACGCTCGCCCTTGGCGAGCTCGACGAAGTTCTTGACCGTCTTGGGCGCGTGGTTCGGCAGAAGCCGGATCTCGATGTCGCCCTGGTTGGTCTTCAAGGTGGCGTAAAGCTGCTCAGCCACGATCTGCCTTCCGTAAGTCTTCGGTGACGTTGAGTCCTCAGCGACGTTCACCAAGTCTTCAGTGACGTTCACCGAGTCTTCAGTGACGTTCACCGATCCTCGCACGGACCGTGCGCCCCGGCCGCCCGGCCGCCGCCGGCGATCGCGTGGCGCTCACCTCCCTGCCCCATTCCGCGCCTCGCATGCCGCTGCCGCTCCCATGCCGCTTCCCGCAGGAACAAATGCGGCCAAGTGCGTGACGAAGCGGCGCGGGCTGAAGCGAACCGTGGCATTGTCGTCGACAAGCTCCCCTTGCACCGTATTGCCAGAAAACATAACTCATGACCTGAATGACCCGGATGCCCGTCCCGCATGCCATGCAGGGCTTCGGCAGGCATGATCTCGAAATGGGCGGAAAGGCGGAGTGTCTACCCGCCACCAAGGAGGAGGATCCCGTGACCCGCATCGACAGCGTGCGCGCCGCAACCGACTCGGCGAAGGACAGCGTGCAGCACGCCGCGGAAGTGGTGACGCCCTACGCCGACACGGCCAAGGACCAGGCCGCACATCTTGCGTACGAGGCCCGCACGCGGCTCGCACCGAAGGTGTCCAAGGCGGCCCAACAGGCCCGCGTCCAATACGACGCGCATCTCGCACCACGTATCGAACTTGCCCTCGCCCATGTGCCGCCCAAGGTCGACGAGGCCGGCCGGCGCGCCGCGCTCCGCACCCGCCGGGCGGCCCGTACCGCCGCGGACTACACGGTGCCGCGCGTCGAGCACGCCATGGCCGTCGCCCAGCCCGTGGCCGAGGAGGCCCAGGCCCGCAGCGCCGCCGCGCTGGCCGCGCTGCGCGGGCAGGTCACGGCGAAGGAGATCCGGCAGCTGGCCAGAAAGCACGAGCGGCGGGCGAAGTGCGGGCGGCTGTTCAAGGGGCTCGTCGTGGCCGGCGTCGTGGCAGGCGCCGCCTATGCCGCCTGGAGGTGGTGGGACAAGCAGGCCAACCCCGACTGGCTGGTCGAACCGCCCGCTGCCACGGAGGTCTCCGACCGTCCACCGCTGACCTCGGTCGACGGCAGCGGCCCGGCCCCGCTCGACCCCGAGGCCCGGGCCCAGCAGGCCGAGGCGGAGGCCGACGGGACGGACGGCCCGGAGGACACGAACGGCACCGGCCCGGACGACCGCCGCTGAGCCGGCTCCCGAACCTGTTCCTGGACCGGCTCCCGAACGACGAACCCGCGCCGGAAGACATCGTGGTCTTCCGGCGCGGGTTCCGTTTTCCCTGCCGCTCAGCCGCGAGCGCACGGCCGACAACGCGACAGACAACGACAGCACGCAAAACCCCCTCCGACCGCGTTTTTGCCGGTCAGAGGGGGTTGATGTGTGGAGCCTAGGAGATTCGAACTCCTGACATCTGCCTTGCAAAGGCAGCGCTCTACCAACTGAGCTAAGGCCCCGAAAAACGGACAGCCCCAGACGCTTCAGCGTCTCGGCCACCGCCGCAGACCAGAGTACCGGGTACTCCCCGGAATCCTGCAAAAAGATGGGGGCTCCCGGTCGGCGACCACTCTCCGTAAGATGCTCGTCGAGGTTCGCAGCAGCGAAGCCGCAGCGAAGGGGAGACGCCATGGACGCAGCGCAGCAAGAGGCAACGGCAAGAGCCAGGGAGCTTCAGCGCAGTTGGTACGGAGAGCCCCTCGGTGCGCTCTTCCGTCGGCTGATCGATGATCTCGGCCTGAACCAGGCCCGGCTCGCCGCAGTCCTCGGGCTGTCCGCCCCCATGCTCTCCCAGTTGATGAGCGGCCAGCGGGCGAAGATCGGCAACCCCGCGGTCGTCCAGCGCGTCCAGGCGCTCCAGGAGCTGGCCAGTCAGGTCGCGGACGGCAGCGTCAGCGCGGGCGAGGCCACCGACCGCATGGAAGAGATCAAGAAGTCCCAGGGCGGCTCCGTCCTCACCGGCACCGGCCAGACCTCCACCACCGGCGGCGCCCCCACCGTCCGGCGCGTGGTCCGCGAGATCCAGTCGCTGCTGCGGTCGGTCGCGGCCGCCGGTGACATCATCGATGCCGCCGACTCCCTCGCCCCGACCCACCCGGAACTGGCAGAGTTCCTCAAGGTGTACGGCGCGGGGCGCACCGCGGACGCGGTGGCGCACTACGAGGGACACCAGAGCTAGGGTCTTTCGTTCGGATCAGGCCGGGCACTACCCCCGAAAGCCGGCCGTGGGCCGAAACAGGAACGCCGTGGGCCGAAACAGGAACTGGGAGCGGGCGCAGCGCAATGGGTGAGGTCTTCGCCGGTCGGTACGAACTGATCGATCCGATCGGACGTGGTGGGGTCGGCGCCGTGTGGAGGGCCTGGGACCACCGGCGCCGCCGCTATGTGGCGGCCAAGGTCCTCCAGCAGAGCGACGCACACACGCTGCTGCGCTTCGTCCGCGAGCAGGCGCTGCGGATCGAGCATCCGCATGTGCTCGCACCAGCCAGTTGGGCCGCGGACGACGACAAGGTCCTGTTCACCATGGACCTGGTGAGCGGCGGTTCGCTGGCGCATGTCATCGGCGACTACGGGCCGCTGCCTCCGCGTTTCGTCTGCACGCTCCTCGACCAGCTGCTGTCCGGGCTGTCCACGGTGCACGCGGAGGGCGTCGTGCACCGGGACATCAAACCGGCCAACATCCTGATGGAGGCGACCGGTACCGGGCGGCCGCATCTGCGGCTGTCCGACTTCGGTATCTCCATGCGCAAGGGCGAGCCGCGCCTCACCGAGACCAACTATGTGGTGGGGACGCCCGGTTACTTCGCGCCCGAGCAAATGATGGGCGCGGAACCCGACTTCCCCGCGGACCTGTTCGCGGTGGGGCTGGTCGCGCTGTATCTGCTGCAGGGCAAGAAGCCCGACTCGCAGGCGATCGTCGAGCACTTCGCCTCGTACGGCACGCCCGCTGCCCCGGAGGGGATCCCCGAGCCGTTGTGGCAGGTCCTCGCGGGGCTGCTGCAGCCGGATCCCCAGACCCGGTTCCGTACGGCCACGGGTGCGCGCAAGGCGCTGACGGCCGCGGTCGAGATGCTGCCGGAGCCCGGGGCCGAGGACGAGCCGGTCGAGGTCTTCGACCAACTCGGGCCGCTGCCCGTCGGCTTCGGCCCCGCGGGACCGATCACGGCCCCCGTCCAGAACGCGCAGGACGCCCAGCCGGGCCAGGCAGCGGCCCAGCAGCCCTACACCCAGCCGCCGGTCCCGATGTCGGAGACGGGCAGCTTCCACCTCCCGCCGCCTCCGCAGCAGGCCACGCCGCACACCCCGCTCCCGGCGCACACGGCGCACACGGCGTCTCCCTACGCCGCTCCCGCGCCGGATCCCTCGCAGGCGCCCACGGCCGCCGTGCAGCACGAATCGGCGCTCACCCGCGCGTACACCGTCGGGCAGCCGCAGCCGCAGGCGCAGGCGCAGCCTCAGCCGCAAGCACCGGCGCAGGCGCACCCACCGGCGCCCGCTCCCGCGCACGCCCCCCAGAGGCGTCCGGGACCGTCCCCGAAGGTGGCGGTCCCGGTGTTGCTGGTGGCGTTGATCTGTTTCGCGGTGGGCATCTGGGCGCTGACCCAGGGCTGAGCCCGGTGACGTGAGCCCGGTGACCCGGGCCCCTGCCGTACGGGGCCCGGTTCCGGCCCGGCTACCAGCCCTGCGGCGGGCCTCCGTACGGCTGGTCGCCACCGGACGGGGCTGCCGGGGCGGTGGTCGCGCGGCGCCGGGCCAGCAGCGTCCACACCCCGAGCCCGAGCACCAGCACCGAACCCACGCCGATCCCGGCCGCGCCGACCATCTTCATCCGGTCGCTCCTGACGGCCTGCGGGCCGCTCTTGCCGTTCCTCGCCATGTCCCTGTCGTCCTGCGTGACCGAGAAGACCCCGGCGTCCCCCGTGTACGGCGACTTCCCGGCCGCCCCCTCGACCTTGATCCTCAGGGTCAGCGGAATCGCTTTGTCGCCGTACGACTTCGCGACGTCCGGGCTGAGCGTCACCGACAGGTAGTACCAGCCGGCGAACCGCATGGCGCTGACGCCGCTGGTGGAGTCGTAGCGGTTCTCGTACGTCACCGGGGGCAGCGGATCCAGCGACACGGACGCGGGCTTACCGGAGTACGCCAGCGGCGACGCGGAGTCGACGTGGCCGTGCGCCGGATTGTCCAGGGACATCGCGAGCGCGCTGCCGATGTACTCGTCCGAGGCGTTGCTGTTGCTCAGGGTGGCGGTGGCGAAGATCTGCTGGCCCCAGTCCACCGGCACCCGGTAGAAGAGGGTCTGCCCCGGCTTGATGCCGCCCTCCTCCTTCCACTCGCCGGTCTCCAGGCCCGTCGCGTCGTAGTAGCTGGTGCCGCCCGACCGCTTCTGCGGGGCGGTGGTGGGCGGCACGGGCGAGGCCGACGGCCAGTTCTCCGGCGCGTCGGTCGGCATCGAACCGGCCGACTTCAGCTGCGGTTCCGACTCGTAGCGCAGCTCCAGGTCCCACTCGTCGGGAGCCGAGGTCTCCTTGCTCTCCCGCTCGATCAGGACGTTGTACGCGCCGGCTTCCTGGCAGGTGCTGCTGTCCTTCTCCATGATCCGGTAGGCGTACGCCGCGATCGGGCGCGCGAACTCCGCCGACTCGAACCGCGCGTCCTCCGAGCTGCACTGCAGGTCCGTGCTGTCGCGGATGCTGACCGTGATGCCGTCCCCGTAGGCGACCTGGCCGCCGCCCTTGGGCACGGCCACCGCCGAGACGTACCCGTTCGTCTTCGCGTCGAGGTTCAGGCGGTAGTAGAGCTTCTGGCCGGGCTTGATCGAGCTCCGGTAAACCGATCCGGGCGTCAGCGCCGACGCATCGGTGCTGGCCTCCGCACCGTCGACCTTCTTCGCCCCGGGGTCGAAGGTGTACGCGGCGGGCTCCCCGGCCGCGTACGCCTGCCCCGGCAGCGCCGCCGCCGCGCACATCGCCGCGACCGCGGCGAGCGCCACCCGGCCCCTGTTGCGCTGCCTCATCACGCGCTTCCCCTCGTCGTCTGTGCGGCCCGTCCGCGACGCCCGCGTACGAAAACGAGCCCTGCGATCACCACCACCACGGCGCCCGCCCCGGCAGCGGCCGCAATGCCGGTCCATCCTGCCCCGCCGGTACCGCCGCTGTCTCCGACGCTGATCGAATTGCCCTTCTTGTCCGCCTTCTTGGCTGCGACGGGAGCGTTGTGCTGGGGGCCGGCCAGCTCGTCGCCGAGGACCGACACCCGCAGCACCACACCGATCTGCGGGTTCTCCGCGATGTCCGCGGCCCGCGCCCCCAGCGTCACCGAGATGTAGAAGTCGCCCCCGGCGTGCACGGGCCGGACCTGGGAGCCGCTCTCGTAGCGATTGGTCCAGGCGACCGGCACGCCGCCCATCCTGATGGCCGACGGTCGGCCGCTGTACAGGGTCGTCGGGCTGAACTCGCCGCCTCCGGTGAGCGGGAACCGAGCGGGCGTGAACAGCTGCGTCGCCCCGTACGAGTACGTGGAGCCGCCCCGCTCCACCGTGGGCTCGTTCGCGAACTCCACGTCGTAGCGCACCTGCTGGCCCCAGCCGGCCGGGACCTTGTACCAGAGGGTCTGCGCCGGAAGGATCCGGTCTCGCCACACGCCCCGGCCGA from Streptomyces sp. NBC_01591 includes:
- a CDS encoding peptidylprolyl isomerase — translated: MAEQLYATLKTNQGDIEIRLLPNHAPKTVKNFVELAKGEREWTHPETGKKSTDKLYDGTVFHRVISGFMIQGGDPLGNGTGGPGYEFADEFHPDLSFNKPYLLAMANAGPGTNGSQFFVTVSPTAWLTGKHTIFGEVTDSASQKVVDAIAATRTNARTDRPVQDVVIESVVIETR
- a CDS encoding DUF5324 family protein, yielding MTRIDSVRAATDSAKDSVQHAAEVVTPYADTAKDQAAHLAYEARTRLAPKVSKAAQQARVQYDAHLAPRIELALAHVPPKVDEAGRRAALRTRRAARTAADYTVPRVEHAMAVAQPVAEEAQARSAAALAALRGQVTAKEIRQLARKHERRAKCGRLFKGLVVAGVVAGAAYAAWRWWDKQANPDWLVEPPAATEVSDRPPLTSVDGSGPAPLDPEARAQQAEAEADGTDGPEDTNGTGPDDRR
- a CDS encoding helix-turn-helix domain-containing protein, which translates into the protein MDAAQQEATARARELQRSWYGEPLGALFRRLIDDLGLNQARLAAVLGLSAPMLSQLMSGQRAKIGNPAVVQRVQALQELASQVADGSVSAGEATDRMEEIKKSQGGSVLTGTGQTSTTGGAPTVRRVVREIQSLLRSVAAAGDIIDAADSLAPTHPELAEFLKVYGAGRTADAVAHYEGHQS
- a CDS encoding serine/threonine-protein kinase; its protein translation is MGEVFAGRYELIDPIGRGGVGAVWRAWDHRRRRYVAAKVLQQSDAHTLLRFVREQALRIEHPHVLAPASWAADDDKVLFTMDLVSGGSLAHVIGDYGPLPPRFVCTLLDQLLSGLSTVHAEGVVHRDIKPANILMEATGTGRPHLRLSDFGISMRKGEPRLTETNYVVGTPGYFAPEQMMGAEPDFPADLFAVGLVALYLLQGKKPDSQAIVEHFASYGTPAAPEGIPEPLWQVLAGLLQPDPQTRFRTATGARKALTAAVEMLPEPGAEDEPVEVFDQLGPLPVGFGPAGPITAPVQNAQDAQPGQAAAQQPYTQPPVPMSETGSFHLPPPPQQATPHTPLPAHTAHTASPYAAPAPDPSQAPTAAVQHESALTRAYTVGQPQPQAQAQPQPQAPAQAHPPAPAPAHAPQRRPGPSPKVAVPVLLVALICFAVGIWALTQG